The window GAGGACGCTGCGACCCTGCGCGCTGCGGGCCACGAGGTGACGGTCGCCTTCGATAGCCGGCGCGCGGGCTCGCTCCGCGGGCGGGTCGAGGCCCTCGGCCTGCCGATCGAGGAATCGCTCGACCTCTGTCGGCTCGCCTCGCCCGCCGCCTTCGCAGGCGACGTGCGCCGGCTGCGGGGGCTGCTTCGCGCGGGACGTTGGGAGACCATCCACGCGCGCTTCTCCCACGATCACCACGTGGCCCTGCTCGCCACCGCAGGCCTCGATCGGCGCCGCTTCCGCCTCCTCCGCTCGGTGGAGCTCCTGCACAACGCGGCGCGGGGCGCTGCGCGCAGCCTGGCCTACGCTGGCACGGATCGCTTCGCCGTGCCGTCGGAGGCCCACGGCGCCGCGCTGGTCCGGAACCACGGCGTCGATCCCGCGCGGATCGACAAGCTCCCCGGCCGCGTCGACGCGGCGCGCTTCGCGCCGGGGCCGTCGGGCCTCCGGGCGGAGCTGGGGATCCCCGAAGGTGCGCCCGTGGTCGGGATCGTCTCGCGGATCAAGCCGGACCGGCTCCATGCCGATCTGCTCCGGGCCTTCGCCAGGGCGCGGCGCGAGGTGCCGGACGCCTGGCTGGTCGTGGTCGGCCGCGGCGAGGGCGAGCCGGAGGTGCGGGCCCTCGCCGACGCGATGGGCCTGGCGGCGCGGACGCGCTTCGCGGGCTACCGCACCGGCGCGGCGCTGGCGGATGCCTACCGCGCCTTCGACGTGAAGGCCTGGC of the Vulgatibacter sp. genome contains:
- a CDS encoding glycosyltransferase family 4 protein; its protein translation is MRLLLLCATPEFTGPAELMLEDAATLRAAGHEVTVAFDSRRAGSLRGRVEALGLPIEESLDLCRLASPAAFAGDVRRLRGLLRAGRWETIHARFSHDHHVALLATAGLDRRRFRLLRSVELLHNAARGAARSLAYAGTDRFAVPSEAHGAALVRNHGVDPARIDKLPGRVDAARFAPGPSGLRAELGIPEGAPVVGIVSRIKPDRLHADLLRAFARARREVPDAWLVVVGRGEGEPEVRALADAMGLAARTRFAGYRTGAALADAYRAFDVKAWLAPGNDGTCRAVLEAMASGCAVLGGDFGAVAESVVDGETGRLCDPRDAEDTGRALAWLLADRRRAAALGAAGRSRVLARYTPAGRAASLLGLYERAWESGPVRPSHQA